From Herbiconiux flava, one genomic window encodes:
- a CDS encoding AAA family ATPase, giving the protein MTMTSEQATRFADVFDRLTATIEQTLHGKAHVIRLALVALFSEGHLLLEDAPGTGKTSLARAIADSVRGSSSRIQFTPDLLPGDITGVSVYDQRTGAFDFHAGPVFANVVLADEINRASPKTQAALLEVMEEGRVTVDGVSHPVGEPFMVIATQNPIEQAGTYRLPEAQLDRFLIKTSIGYPDHATTLRILEGATERAHGEPKPAVITAEGVVLLASEARTVHVDAAINDYVSRLVQATRDAEETRLGGSVRAALALVRAAKTYAASDGRHYVIPDDVKALAGPVLAHRLVLDPEAEFDGVTALGVVSRVLLDVAPPGDAPGA; this is encoded by the coding sequence ATGACGATGACGAGCGAGCAGGCGACCCGGTTCGCCGATGTCTTCGACCGCCTCACCGCGACCATCGAGCAGACGCTGCACGGCAAGGCGCACGTCATCCGGCTCGCACTGGTCGCCCTGTTCAGCGAGGGCCACCTGCTGCTGGAGGACGCGCCGGGAACGGGCAAGACCTCGCTCGCGCGCGCGATCGCCGACAGCGTGCGCGGGTCGTCGAGCCGCATCCAGTTCACCCCCGACCTGCTGCCCGGAGACATCACCGGCGTCAGCGTCTACGACCAGCGCACCGGGGCCTTCGACTTCCACGCTGGGCCCGTGTTCGCGAACGTCGTGCTGGCCGACGAGATCAACCGGGCCAGCCCGAAGACGCAGGCCGCGCTGCTGGAGGTGATGGAGGAGGGGCGCGTCACGGTCGACGGCGTCTCCCACCCGGTCGGCGAGCCGTTCATGGTGATCGCCACCCAGAACCCCATCGAGCAGGCGGGAACCTACCGGCTGCCCGAGGCACAGCTCGACCGCTTCCTGATCAAGACGAGCATCGGCTACCCCGACCACGCGACGACCCTGCGCATCCTCGAGGGCGCCACCGAGCGCGCCCACGGCGAGCCGAAGCCCGCGGTGATCACCGCCGAGGGCGTCGTGCTGCTCGCGTCCGAGGCCCGCACGGTGCACGTCGACGCAGCCATCAACGACTACGTCTCGCGCCTGGTGCAGGCGACCCGCGACGCCGAGGAGACCCGGCTCGGCGGCAGCGTGCGCGCCGCCCTCGCCCTGGTGCGCGCCGCCAAGACCTACGCGGCGTCCGACGGCCGGCACTACGTCATCCCCGACGACGTCAAGGCGCTCGCGGGCCCCGTGCTCGCGCACCGCCTCGTGCTCGACCCCGAGGCCGAGTTCGACGGGGTCACCGCGCTCGGCGTCGTCTCCCGCGTGCTCCTCGACGTCGCGCCTCCCGGGGACGCGCCGGGCGCATGA